In the genome of Streptomyces violaceoruber, the window CCTCTCCGTCACCGTCGACATCCGCCACACCTACCGCGGCGACCTCCGGGTCGAACTCGTCGCCCCCGACGGCGACGTCTTCCTGCTGAAGGACTACGCGGCCTACGACGGCACCGACGACGTCCGGGGCACGTTCGCGGTCAACGCCTCCGGCAAGCCCGCGAACGGCACCTGGAAGCTCCGGGTGAGCGACAACTGGGTCAACGACACCGGCCACGTCGACGCCTGGTCGCTCCGGTTCTGAGCCGCCCGCTCTCCTCACCCCATCCCCCTTGCCCCACCCCCACACCCGAAAGGACATGACATGTCCGTGCTCAAGCGGGGAGCCGGAGCGCTCCTGGCCTCCCTCCTGCTGGCGGCCCTGCCCTTCACCGCCGAGGCGGCCGAGTCGACGGCCCCCGTCCCCGGCCCGCCCGCCGCGTCCGCCGGGGTCACGGCCGCCACCGAGGGCGTCTCGCTCACCGGCGACCGGGCCGGGTCTCCGGCGACGGCGCGACCGGCGCAGCGGACCCCGGCGAAGCAGTCCGCGGGCGTCGCGCGGGCGAGCTGGTACTACCACATCACCGCCTCGTGCCGGGGCTACGAGAACGCGATCGCCGCCGGCGCGGACTACTGGGGAGGCGGCGTCCAAACCGCCTCCGGCGGCACCCCCGTCTCCTGCACCAACGGCTACGTGGCGGGCTGCGGCATATCCAACGCCGTCGGCTGCAACTGGAACCACGGCGGTCGTATCGCGCTGTCCACCATGGTGCGCGACTTCGCCCTGCTCTCCGCGCACGAGTTCGGACACAACTGGTACGACCACAGTGCCGTGGGCTGCGCGAGCTGGAACAGCCCCTACGACGTCATGAAGACGCAGATGTGCTGACGACCGGCGTCCGGGACCGGACCGGCGTCACCGCCGTGGCCGCCCGCGAGAACGCGCGGGCGGCCACGGCCGGTCCGGGCTCACAGCCAGCCCGCGCGCTGGGCCTGCAGGGCCAACTGGAAGCGGTTCGCGGCGCCGAGGCGGGCCATGAGGATCTGGAGCCGCCGGAACAGCGTGCGTCGGCTGATTCCCAGCTCGCGGGCGGCGGCCTCGTCGGTCGCGCCGCCGGCCAGAAGCCGCAGCAGCCGACGGTCGGCCGCCGGGAGCCCGGCGGGGCGGGCGGCGGGACCGTGCAGCGGGACGGCGTCGCGCCAGGTCTGTTCGAACAGCGCCGCCAGCGCGGAGAGCAGACCGCAGGGCTGCACCACCAGCATGGTGTTGTGCACGTCCGCGTCCTTGATCGACAACGACACCAGCGCGAACGCCTCGTCGATGATCAGCAGCTTGACCGGCACCGACGGCAGCACCCTGGCCTGCTCACCCGCCTCGATACACGGTTCGATGACGTTCTCGAGCTGACCGGGCCGCTCCAGCGACTCGCGCGCGTAGACGACGCGCTGGGTCACCCCGCGGGCCAGCGTCGCGAGCGCGTCGTCCGTCGCGCCCGCCAGGTGGACGTAGGGCGGGGACTCGAACTGCCGGATCTGCTCCCGGGCACTGGCCCACGCGTGGCGCATGCGCGGACCGACGTCCTCCCCGGTGACGACCTCGACGAGGCCGTCGTTGTAGGCGGCGAGGCGCCGACGACGGAACGACTCGAACGCGCCCCCGACGGCGATGCGCGACTCCTCCAGCTCGGCCGCCCGATGCCGTGCGAGCACCTCCAGGCCCGCCGCGGGCGGCACCGGCGCCACGACGTCCGCGCCCCCGGCCGCCGCACTGGCCAGACCGGTGTCCGCCAGCGTGGTGTACGCCGCGGCGAGCCGGGCACCGCTCAGGCCGGTCGCCGCGCCGATCGCCTCCAGCGGGGTGGGGGACAGCTCCAGCAGGGCCAGGTAGACCCGGCAGGCCGTGGGGTCGAGCCCCAGTACGCGGAGGGACTCGCCGAGCTTCTCGTTCGCCATGAGGCGATTATCGGCCCGACCGGTCCCGTGGTGGCCGATCGGTGCCACTGGCACTCCTGAGCCCCGCGGCCCGCCGGGACGCGGTAGCGTCCGGCGGAAGTCCAGCGAAAGAAGGTGCACGACGTGTCGAACCGTCGGAAGAACAGCCTGTACCCCACGCTCTCGGCGGAGCTGTCCGCACTGATGCGCACCGGCTGGGCGGACACGGAGCGGCACGACCTCGCGCCCGCCGAGCAGGCCCCGTACGCGGCCCTCCGCCGTGCCGCGCTCTCCGCACGGTTCCCCGGCGAACGGCTGGTGGTCCCCTCGGGGAACCTCAAGGTCCGCTCGAACGACGACACCTACCCCTTCCGGTCCTACTCCGGCTACGTGCACATGACCGGAGACCAGGCCCGGGACGGAGCCCTGGTGCTCGAACCCCGCCCGGACGGCGGCCACGACGCCTACTGCTACCAACTGCCCCGGGACAGCCGCGACGACGACGAGTTCTGGACCGGCGCCCACGCCGAACTGTGGACCGGCCGGCGCCGCTCGCTGGCCGAGTCGGAGCGGGTGCTCGGCCTGCCGTGCCGCGACGTGCGCACGGCGGCCGCCGACCTGGCCGCCGTCAGCGAGGTGCGGACCCGGATCGTGCGCGGGATCGACCCCGCCCTGGAGGCGGCCGTCACCACCGACGAGGAGCGCGACGCCGAGCTGGAGGACGTGCTGAGCGACCTGCGCCTGGTCAAGGACGCCTGGGAACTCGGGGAGCTGCGCAAGGCGGTGGACTCCACGGTGCGGGGCTTCACCGACGTGGTGGGCGAGTTGTCCCGGGCCGTCGCCTCGTCGGAGCGGTGGCTGGAGGGCACCTTCTTCCGCCGGGCACGCCTGGAGGGCAACGCGGTGGGCTACGGCACGATCTGCGCCGCAGGCGAGCACGCCACGATCATGCACTGGACGGACAACGACGGCCCGGTCCGCCCGGGAGACCTGCTGCTCCTGGACG includes:
- a CDS encoding aminopeptidase P family protein → MSNRRKNSLYPTLSAELSALMRTGWADTERHDLAPAEQAPYAALRRAALSARFPGERLVVPSGNLKVRSNDDTYPFRSYSGYVHMTGDQARDGALVLEPRPDGGHDAYCYQLPRDSRDDDEFWTGAHAELWTGRRRSLAESERVLGLPCRDVRTAAADLAAVSEVRTRIVRGIDPALEAAVTTDEERDAELEDVLSDLRLVKDAWELGELRKAVDSTVRGFTDVVGELSRAVASSERWLEGTFFRRARLEGNAVGYGTICAAGEHATIMHWTDNDGPVRPGDLLLLDAGVETRSLYTADVTRTLPISGTFTPLQREVYDAVYEAQEAGIATVKPGAAYRDFHEAAQRHLAARLVEWGFIEGPAERAYELGLQRRFTMAGTGHMLGLDVHDCARARTEEYVEGVLEPGMCLTVEPGLYFQADDLTVPEEWRGIGVRIEDDLVVTEDGHENLSAGLPRSADEVEAWMARFAG
- a CDS encoding LuxR family transcriptional regulator: MANEKLGESLRVLGLDPTACRVYLALLELSPTPLEAIGAATGLSGARLAAAYTTLADTGLASAAAGGADVVAPVPPAAGLEVLARHRAAELEESRIAVGGAFESFRRRRLAAYNDGLVEVVTGEDVGPRMRHAWASAREQIRQFESPPYVHLAGATDDALATLARGVTQRVVYARESLERPGQLENVIEPCIEAGEQARVLPSVPVKLLIIDEAFALVSLSIKDADVHNTMLVVQPCGLLSALAALFEQTWRDAVPLHGPAARPAGLPAADRRLLRLLAGGATDEAAARELGISRRTLFRRLQILMARLGAANRFQLALQAQRAGWL